The genomic window CATGCTGTTGTTCTTCTGTCATTTGTTTTTTGTCTTCACTCATGACAAATGACTAAATCATCAATAAATAATGAGTAGAACCTATAAAGCAACGGGGATTAATCTCAAAACCCAGGTGCTGGGCGAATCAGATAGAATAGTGACAATATTGACACGAGAATTCGGTTTGATTCGAGCAGTTGCCCCAGGCTCACGTAAGCACAATTCTAGTCTTGGTGGTAGAAGTGGGATGTTTGTAGTTAATGAACTACTGATTTCCAAAGGGCGATCGCTCGATAGAATCACTCAAGCACAAACAGTAAAAACTTATCCAGGTTTGTCCCAAGATTTGGGAAAATTAGCTGCTAGCCAGTATCTAGCAGAAATAGTTCTTTGTCAGGCATTGAGTGAACATCCCCAAGAAGAACTATATGAATTACTTAATGAACATCTCCAGCGTTTGGAGGCTTTACCTAAAACACAGCCATCTAGCATCCTCGCCAGCCTAGCTCATGCAGTTTTTCACCTCCTAGCATTAGCAGGACTCCCCCCACAAGTTCAAGCCTGTTGTTTAACTCAACGCTCCCTGACTCCAGACCTAACAAATCCCAATTGGCAGGTAGGTTTTAGCATCCCCACGGGTGGAATTATTTGTTTAGAAGCTTGGGACAATTTGCGAAAAGAAGCAAACAGGAGAGCAAGGGAAGCAGGGGAGCAGAGGAGTAGGGGAGCAGAGGAGCAGGGGAGCAGAGGAGCAGGGGAGCAAAGAAGAAGAACTTTGACCCAATCCCCAATCCCCAATCCCCAGTCCCCAATCCCCAGTCCCCAATCCCCAATCCCCAATCCCCAATCCCCAATCCCCAATCCCCAACCCCCAAAACCTGACTACCAAACAGTTATACATCGCCAAGAAATCCCAGTAATTTCTGTGCGTTTAAATTCTATTGAACTTAATATGCTCCAACAGCTCTCACAACCAGAGATAATGCAAATTAGCACCACCAGAGATGAAAGCTGGTTATCTGTGGAGCAGATTTTGCGCCAGTATGCTCAGTATCATTTAGGTCGCCCTATTCGCTCCGCTACTCTAATCGATTCTTATTTTGCTGCCAACCATCATGATGCAACCGTCTGATTTTGATAAGAAGATTCTGCCGTTGTCACCCACTCACGCCAGAACACAGAATAGGGCATCAGCTCCAACTGCGCCAAATTATTTGAGTGTTGTTCCTCATTCTCTTCCTAGTCACACTAATAACCAAGAGAAGTCTTCACCAGACATTTCTACACAAGATAAAAGTTGGACATCGGAAATCCCAAAAACTGATTTACCAGAGTCATTAACTGATATTGAATCAGATGATGCTGGTAGCCAAAGGAATGGATATAGTAAGCCAGTGTCCACTAGTGCAGATAATTCTGGTGGTGGTGGGGAAGCAACATCAGGAGGAACTACTGAACAGCAGGGGTTTGCAGCTGTGTTCAAAAACCCCAATTTCCTTGCGCTTTGGGGTGGTCAGGTTTTTTGCCAACTCGCCGACAAAGTTTATTTGGTACTGATGATTGCTTTGATTAACTCTGAGTTTCAAGGCAGTAATCAAAGTATCAGTGGTTGGGTGTCAGCATTGATGATGGCTTTTACTATCCCCGCCGTGCTGTTTGGTTCGGTGGCGGGTGTATTTGTAGATCGGTGGTCAAAAAAAGCTGTGTTAGTAGCTACCAATGCTTGGCGCGGTATTTTGGTGTTAGTGATTCCCTTACTGTTGTGGTTGACTCATGATTGGCAACCCATAGGCATAATACCTGTAGGCTTTGCCATCATTTTAGGCGTAACTTTTTTAGTATCTACATTAACCCAATTTTTTGCCCCAGCAGAACAAGCAGCAATTCCTCTGGTGGTGAAGGAACAGGATTTACTTTCAGCTAATTCCTTATATACGACAACGATGATGGCATCGGTAATCGTAGGGTTTGCGGTGGGAGAACCGCTATTAGCCGTGGCGGATAGTATTTGGGCACAACTGGGTGGTAATAATGGATTTGGGAAAGAACTTTTAGTTGGTGGTAGTTATGCGATCGCTAGTATTATTCTGCTACTGTTAGCAACTAACGAAAAAACCCACGCGCCTGAAACTGAATTTCCTCACGTATTTTCTGACTTGCAAGATGGTTTGCGCTATCTCAAAGAAAATTCTCGTGTCCGTAATGCTTTACTACAATTAATGATTTTATTTTCTGTGTTTGCAGCCTTAACAGTTTTAGCTGTTCGCATGGCAGAAATTATTCCTAACTTAAAAGCTTCTCAGTTCGGCTTTTTACTAGCTGCTGGCGGTGTGGGAATTGCTGTGGGAGCTACAATAATTGGTCAGTTCGGTCAACGCTTTTCTTATAGTCAACTGAGTTTATTTGGTTGTATTGGGATGGCAGCATCTTTGTTGGGTCTATCGCTGTTTACGACCCAACTATGGGCTGTGTTACTTTTGGTAGCACTACTGGGTGTATTTGGGGCTTTGGTAGGTATCCCCATGCAGACCGCTATTCAAACCGAAACCTTGCCCGAAATGCGTGGTAAAGTCTTTGGTTTACAAAATAATGTCGTTAATATTGCCTTGTCTCTACCCTTAGCATTAGCAGGGGTAGCAGAAACCTTTGTTGGTTTAAGAGCCGTGTTTATGGGATTATCTGCGATCGTCATTTCTGGCGGTATTTTGACTTGGTATAACTCCCGCGATTAATATCAGATACTTAGCCAAAGTGATGCACCAGTGAAAAGCTGAAGTTAAAGGCGATCGCGCATTAACTGAAAGCGAAAGCTTTCATGCTAAACTTATCTCAGGAAAATCTGATGATAAACTTGCTGGTTATGAGTTTAATATTAGCCAGAAAACTTTGTTAGCAATGTACTTTCCTGTACAACTGAGAAACACAATAAATAAGGCTATAAATGATCTGCTTTAGTAAACCTAAAGTTTTGCTTTATAGCTAATTTATAGTGAAAACATATACTAAGTAAACAACCAGCAAGTAAAAACAAGATAGCACAAACCAAAATCTAAAATAAATAATCAACCCCGATCTTCTGATAGCTAATAAAGAATGCGTATAGCCTGGATTGGAAAAAAATCACCCTTTTGTGGCAACGTCACTTACAGTAGAGAAATTACCAACGCCTTGTTAGATAGAGGGCATCAAGTTAGCTTTCTCCACTTTGCTCAAGAAGACTCTGAAGCCCACAATTGGCCAAATTGTCAGGAAGTTTCCTTACCCTTCCTTTATAAGTCACAGGTTTACACCATACCCACTTTCACAGCCACAAAGGTATTAACTGAGTCACTCAGGGAAATTAAACCAGATATTGTCCACGCTTCTTTGACTTTATCTCCCCTTGACTTTTTTCTACCAGAAATTTGTGACCAATTAAATTTGCCCCTCATTGCGACATTTCACACACCATTTGCAGGTAAAGGTGCAAAGCTAATCTCAGGAACACAACTTTTGGCTTATCAACTCTATGCACCTTTTTTAGATAACTACCATCGGGTAATTGTGTTTTCTCAAATTCAGCGAGAATTGTTAGCTAATATGGGTGTGCGAGACAAAAAAATCGCAGTTATTCCCAACGGTGTAGATATTGATAGATATTCTCCTGGACATTCTACAGTTAAAGCAGAATTTAAAGCAGAACGTTTATTTGTTTATCAAGGAAGACTAGCCCCAGAAAAAAATGTAGAATCACTGCTGAGAGCCTGGAAGCAAGCCAATATGGCGGCGGGTAGTAAGTTGTTAATGGTTGGTGATGGCCCTTTAAGAACTTCTTTAGAACCATTTTATGGTGCTGACTGCGGCGTTATTTGGTTAGGCTTTGTGGCTGATGAAGAACGGCGGATCAACATTTTACGGGGTGCAGATGGATTTATTTTGCCTTCCTTAGTAGAGGGTTTGTCCCTATCACTTTTAGAGGCGATGGCTTGTGGGTTAGCTTGTATAGCTACCGATGTAGGCGCAGATGGGGAAGTATTGGAAAAAGGCGCAGGGGTAGTGATGAATCCTAAAACCGTGCGATCGCAGTTACGCACGCTGTTACCATTATTCCAAGACCATCCTGAGCTAACAACCCTACTGGGACAAAAAGCTAGAAAACGTGTATTAGACCTTTACACTCTCAGTAAAAATATTACTCATTTAGAAGAACTTTATCGAGAAGTTTTAGCACAGCGACCTGTAAAACTCAAATGGGGAGCTTAAATCAATTCGCAATGGGCTAACGCCCCGCTCCGCTAACGCAATGGACTAACGTCCCGCTCCGCTAACGCAATTACGTGTTGTAACGGGGATTTACACTCCGCTACAACACTTGCGGCTTGATAGAAGCTGGGGATTTGAACCCCTACATTTTGTTAAACCAACGTAGAAACAATGGCACAATCTCTAGAAAAAGTATTTACATTTGATGAATTTTTAGATTTTTTGGCAACACAACCAGAAACTGTTCGCTATGAATTACACGATGGAGATATCATTCAAATGCCTCCACCACCAGGGAAACATGAACAAATAGTAGCATTTTTAACAATGATTCTAGGCTATGAGTGTCTTCGTCTCAAACTTAATTACGGTATACCTAAAACAGCTACAGTAAAGCCAGAAAATAAAACATCAGGGTACTATCCAGATGTTTTATTAATGAATTTTTCTAACTTGAGAAATGAACCACTGTGGGATAAACAATCAATCCTTAGTCAGCGAGATTCAATCCCATTAGTAATTGAAGTTGTCAGTACTAATTGGAGAGATGATTATCATAAAAAGTTTGCTGACTATGAAGAAATGGGTATCCAAGAATATTGGATTGTGGATTATGCAGCTTTGGGTAGTAAGGAGTTAATAGGCGACCCCAAACAGCCAACAATCACAATTTACTCTTTAAGTGATGAGGGAGAATATCGTGGTAAACAGTTTAGAGGAGATGACCGTATAGAATCCCCAATATTCTTAGATTTAAATCTAACGGTTGAGCAAATTTTTCACTGTGTGATTGAGTGATGAAAGAGCGATCATCAATGATGGCTCTATTAAAAGGAATTGTCTCTAAATTTGTTTTGCGATCGCCTTATTTTTGAGAAATTTCTAAAGCCCAACCCAAACTAGTTGGCTGCTGATAAACTCTTTTCAAAGTATTTACATCCCTAGTAGAAATTGGTGGTGAATTACGCACTTGCGAAAAGTACAGTGCATCAGTTTCTATTGGACTATGACCCCAAATTCCCAAAGCGTGACCGAGTTCGTGACGGGAAGCAGCTAAAAGATAACGACCAGCCTGGCTGGGACTTAATAAA from Nostoc sp. UHCC 0870 includes these protein-coding regions:
- the recO gene encoding DNA repair protein RecO; the encoded protein is MSRTYKATGINLKTQVLGESDRIVTILTREFGLIRAVAPGSRKHNSSLGGRSGMFVVNELLISKGRSLDRITQAQTVKTYPGLSQDLGKLAASQYLAEIVLCQALSEHPQEELYELLNEHLQRLEALPKTQPSSILASLAHAVFHLLALAGLPPQVQACCLTQRSLTPDLTNPNWQVGFSIPTGGIICLEAWDNLRKEANRRAREAGEQRSRGAEEQGSRGAGEQRRRTLTQSPIPNPQSPIPSPQSPIPNPQSPIPNPQPPKPDYQTVIHRQEIPVISVRLNSIELNMLQQLSQPEIMQISTTRDESWLSVEQILRQYAQYHLGRPIRSATLIDSYFAANHHDATV
- a CDS encoding MFS transporter, yielding MQPSDFDKKILPLSPTHARTQNRASAPTAPNYLSVVPHSLPSHTNNQEKSSPDISTQDKSWTSEIPKTDLPESLTDIESDDAGSQRNGYSKPVSTSADNSGGGGEATSGGTTEQQGFAAVFKNPNFLALWGGQVFCQLADKVYLVLMIALINSEFQGSNQSISGWVSALMMAFTIPAVLFGSVAGVFVDRWSKKAVLVATNAWRGILVLVIPLLLWLTHDWQPIGIIPVGFAIILGVTFLVSTLTQFFAPAEQAAIPLVVKEQDLLSANSLYTTTMMASVIVGFAVGEPLLAVADSIWAQLGGNNGFGKELLVGGSYAIASIILLLLATNEKTHAPETEFPHVFSDLQDGLRYLKENSRVRNALLQLMILFSVFAALTVLAVRMAEIIPNLKASQFGFLLAAGGVGIAVGATIIGQFGQRFSYSQLSLFGCIGMAASLLGLSLFTTQLWAVLLLVALLGVFGALVGIPMQTAIQTETLPEMRGKVFGLQNNVVNIALSLPLALAGVAETFVGLRAVFMGLSAIVISGGILTWYNSRD
- a CDS encoding glycosyltransferase family 4 protein; translated protein: MRIAWIGKKSPFCGNVTYSREITNALLDRGHQVSFLHFAQEDSEAHNWPNCQEVSLPFLYKSQVYTIPTFTATKVLTESLREIKPDIVHASLTLSPLDFFLPEICDQLNLPLIATFHTPFAGKGAKLISGTQLLAYQLYAPFLDNYHRVIVFSQIQRELLANMGVRDKKIAVIPNGVDIDRYSPGHSTVKAEFKAERLFVYQGRLAPEKNVESLLRAWKQANMAAGSKLLMVGDGPLRTSLEPFYGADCGVIWLGFVADEERRINILRGADGFILPSLVEGLSLSLLEAMACGLACIATDVGADGEVLEKGAGVVMNPKTVRSQLRTLLPLFQDHPELTTLLGQKARKRVLDLYTLSKNITHLEELYREVLAQRPVKLKWGA
- a CDS encoding Uma2 family endonuclease, coding for MAQSLEKVFTFDEFLDFLATQPETVRYELHDGDIIQMPPPPGKHEQIVAFLTMILGYECLRLKLNYGIPKTATVKPENKTSGYYPDVLLMNFSNLRNEPLWDKQSILSQRDSIPLVIEVVSTNWRDDYHKKFADYEEMGIQEYWIVDYAALGSKELIGDPKQPTITIYSLSDEGEYRGKQFRGDDRIESPIFLDLNLTVEQIFHCVIE